CTGTCAGGAGGGCGTGCGGCTCGCCCGCGAGCTCGGCCAGCAGTCGGCCACGGCCGACGTCGTGCTCGCCCTGGTCGCCGCCTGGCGGGGAGACGAGGAGACCTGCCGACGGCACGCCGTGGGCGCCGTTGAGGAGGCCGAAGCGCGTCGACTGGGCGCCGTCCGGGCCGGCGCCGGCTGGGCGCTCGGGTTGCTCGAGCTCGGTCTCGGTCGCCCGGACCAGGCGCTCGCGAGACTGGGTCCTGTGGTGGCCGGGCGAGGACTGAGTCATGCGGCAGTGGCGCTCTGGGCGACTCCCGACCTGGTCGAGGCCGCGGCGCGGGCCGGCCGTCCCGAGGACGGGCGCGACGCGCTGCAGCGGTTCGGGGGCTGGGCCCGACGGGCCGGGACGCCCTGGGGGATCGCGCTCGCCCACCGGGGCACCGCGCAACTCGCCGGAGGGGACCTGGCCAGCTTCGAGGAGGCGCTGGACTCGCACGAGGCGGCCACCCGGCCGCTCGACGAGGCGCGCACCCGGCTGGCCTACGGCGAGACACTCCGGCGGTTGCGTCGCCGGGTGGACGCGCGGCTCGCGCTGCGGCCGGCCGCGGAGGCCTTCGACCGGGCGGGCGCGCTGCCGTGGGCGGAACGGGCGCGCGCGGAGCTCCGCGCCACGGGGGAGACCTTCGGCCGCCGTGCGGCCACGGAGTGGGACCGGCTCACGCCGCAGGAGCTGGAGATCGCGCGGCTGGCCGCGGGCGGTTCGTCGAACCCCGAGATCGCCACCCGCCTGTTCCTGTCCCGGAAGACCGTGGAGTTCCACCTGCACAAGGTCTTCACCAAGCTCGGCGTCGGCGGCCGGACCGAGCTTGCCCGGATCGCGCAGGACTAGGGAGGTCCCGGGTGCGACTGGCGCCCAGGTGGGCGATCGTGTCGACCAGGGTCGAGCGGGACACCCCGAACCAGCAGGCCAAGACGTCATGGGTGACGCCGTGACGCAGATGCACGAGGGTGGCCAGCAGTCGGTCGACGAACACCAGCCGGCACCGGGCGCCGGCCCCGACCGCCCGCCGGCGTGGCCGATCGGCCAGCCGTGCGTCCTGACGCGCCTGCCAGCGCGGTCCCAGCTCGGCGACCAACTCAGCCAGCACTTCCCGGGAGAGTCCGGTCACCGGCGATCGGCGACAGCGGCGGCACGGGGCAGTGTCCTCGACACACCACCACCCTGCTCCGTCCGTCCGCGCGAGTCGCCCCGCAACCGTCCACGAGGTCGTCGGAGACACTCGGGGCCGCGGCGGCAGGAGTGGCTCGGCCTGGCGTGGTCGCAGTTGTGGTCGCAGTTGGCGGCGTTCGCGTCCGTGCGCCGATGTTCGCCGTTGTACGAACCAGCACGTCGATCAACGTACGGAACGACGGCGAACCGCCGTGAACGCGATCGACGGCCTGGCAGTGTGGGGGTCAGGGGTTCGAGTCCCCTCAGCTCTACCAGATAGTTGTTTCTCGAACCCCTGACCGCGGAAGCGGTCAGGGGTTCGTTCTGTCTTGAGGCTGACGGACGACGTGCGGTCGTCTGCCAGCCGTGGGACAGAGCCTGCAGCTCAGCAATGGTTATCGACCGCAGGCGCAGGTCGCGCTGGACCTCAGGTGCCAGGAGCAGGCGGAAGGGCTCGGCCAGCTCGCGGTTGACGGACTCGTCGTCGAAGACCAGCAGCTTGGCGAAGAACACCTGGTTGAACTGCCGGCGCAGCTTCGGCTCAGCCAAGGCGTACGCCCGGTAGCAGTCCTGGGCCAGGGCCAAGGCGTCGTCAAGCGTGCCGAGCACCCGCTGCAGCCGTTCGTCGGCGTCCTGGAGGTAGGCGGCAGCGATGGCGAGCTCGCGGCTGATGCGCTCCTGCTCGCTTCTCAGCAGGTCCAGCGGCAGGGCGCCGGCGTAAAAGGCCTGGAGCAGCTTCTCGCGCTCAGCCTGCAGCTGCTCCCGGCGGTGCTGCTGGCGGGCCCGCTCGGCCACCAGCTGCTCGTTGGCCGCCCGGAACTCCTGGCGCAGCAGGCGCTGCAGCTCAGCGGCGGCTGCTGCATCGAGCCGGATGGTCTGGTACTCCTGCTCGACCAGATCCTCGACGACGTCGATCGGCAGGGCTCGCTGCCGGCAGTCCGTCCGCCGCTCATGCCGCCCGGCGCAGATGAAGTACTCGTAGCGGGTGCCGTGGCGGTTGGTCTTGTGGTCGACGAGCAGCCGGGAGCCGCAGCGGCCGCAGAAGACGCTGCCCTTGAGGTAGTGGTGGTGGAGACGCTGCTTCTCGCCGGCGTAGCCCTGGGCGCTCAAACGGTCCTGGACGGCCTGCCACAGCTCAGCTGAGACCAAGGGCTCGTGGCGGCCGGGGTACTCGACGCCGCGGTAGCGGACGACGCCCTTGTAGTAGGGATGCTTGAGCAGCCGGGTGAAGTGGCTCAGCACCAAGGGCTTGGCGGTCCGGGCCTTGCTCGGCCGGGTGGTCAGACCGCGGGCGGTCAGTTCCGTCAGCAGGCCCCGCAAGGTCCAGTCGCCGCCGGCGTAGGCCTCGAAGGCCCAGCGCATCAGCGGCGCGCGCTCGGGATCAAGCTCGACAGTGCGCAGCTCGCGGCCATGATCGGAGCGGATGACGTTCTGGTAGCCGACGGGCGCCCGGCCGGTGGTGCCGCCGCCGGCGGCCTTCTGCACCAGGCCCTTGGAGACCTCAGCGCCGAGGTTCCGGGAGTAGAACTCGGCGATCGAGCTCATGATGCCGTGCAGCAGCATGCCGCTCGGCGTCTCGTCGATGTTCTCGGAAACTGAGACGAGCCGGGCGCCAGCCTGCTGGATGGCCAGGTTGATCATGACGTCGTCCGCCCGGGAGCGGGCCAGGGGGTCGACCTTGTGCACCACGACGTAGGTGATGGGCTGCTGCCGGAGGAACTGCAGTAGCCGCTGCAGCTCCGGTCGGTCGGCGCTGCGGGCGCTCTCGCCGCGGTCGACGAACTCCTCGACGACCGAGGCGCCGAGCGCCTCGGCCTTGCGGTAGCAGGCCTGACGCTGGGCCGGGATGGAGAAGCCCTCCGCCTCGCCGCCGCGCTCGGCCTGTTCCTTAGTGCTCACCCGCAGGTAGATCACCGCAGTAGCCGAGGCGGATTCGGGCAGGACCGGGCTCTCCGACTTGGACAGGCTCACGCCGGACTCCTCATCCAGGGGCGCTTCAGGCGGGCGTAGGTGGCTGAGTCTGCGCCCGCGGCGCGTTGTCCGTCGGCGGCTGTCCCCAGGCCGAGGTGAGCCAAGCGGCGGCTCATGGCCGGCGGTGAGACCCCGAAGCGGTTACACAGGCCGCTCCGGCCATGCAGGTATTGGCAACCCTCACCCCAGGCTCGGTAGACCCAACGCTTGGGCATGAGCAGGCAGGCGGCGAAGTAGTCGGCGGCCAGCTCAGCCTGGCTGTAGGCCGACAAGCCGGGGCGGTCGACGTACAGCTCGTCGTGGTAGCGGTGGTCGATGACGTGCTTGAACTCGTGCGCCAGGCTGAAGCGCTGGCGCCGTAGCGGCTCGGACCCATTGACCACAATGAGCCAGCGGCCGGCCTGCCACGAGGTGCAGCCGGAGACCGGCAGGTCGACGTCGGTGCGCAGCAGCACCCGGGGCAGTTCGGCGATCAGGGCGGCTGGCGTTGGCGGCCGGATAGGCCGGCCAGCTCAAGCAAGGCCGTGGCCTGCCACT
This region of Geodermatophilus bullaregiensis genomic DNA includes:
- a CDS encoding helix-turn-helix domain-containing protein, producing MSPTTSWTVAGRLARTDGAGWWCVEDTAPCRRCRRSPVTGLSREVLAELVAELGPRWQARQDARLADRPRRRAVGAGARCRLVFVDRLLATLVHLRHGVTHDVLACWFGVSRSTLVDTIAHLGASRTRDLPSPARSGQARSGRRRRAW
- a CDS encoding recombinase family protein, with product MSLSKSESPVLPESASATAVIYLRVSTKEQAERGGEAEGFSIPAQRQACYRKAEALGASVVEEFVDRGESARSADRPELQRLLQFLRQQPITYVVVHKVDPLARSRADDVMINLAIQQAGARLVSVSENIDETPSGMLLHGIMSSIAEFYSRNLGAEVSKGLVQKAAGGGTTGRAPVGYQNVIRSDHGRELRTVELDPERAPLMRWAFEAYAGGDWTLRGLLTELTARGLTTRPSKARTAKPLVLSHFTRLLKHPYYKGVVRYRGVEYPGRHEPLVSAELWQAVQDRLSAQGYAGEKQRLHHHYLKGSVFCGRCGSRLLVDHKTNRHGTRYEYFICAGRHERRTDCRQRALPIDVVEDLVEQEYQTIRLDAAAAAELQRLLRQEFRAANEQLVAERARQQHRREQLQAEREKLLQAFYAGALPLDLLRSEQERISRELAIAAAYLQDADERLQRVLGTLDDALALAQDCYRAYALAEPKLRRQFNQVFFAKLLVFDDESVNRELAEPFRLLLAPEVQRDLRLRSITIAELQALSHGWQTTARRPSASRQNEPLTASAVRGSRNNYLVELRGLEPLTPTLPGRRSRSRRFAVVPYVDRRAGSYNGEHRRTDANAANCDHNCDHARPSHSCRRGPECLRRPRGRLRGDSRGRTEQGGGVSRTLPRAAAVADRR
- a CDS encoding ImmA/IrrE family metallo-endopeptidase, giving the protein MLLRTDVDLPVSGCTSWQAGRWLIVVNGSEPLRRQRFSLAHEFKHVIDHRYHDELYVDRPGLSAYSQAELAADYFAACLLMPKRWVYRAWGEGCQYLHGRSGLCNRFGVSPPAMSRRLAHLGLGTAADGQRAAGADSATYARLKRPWMRSPA